GGAAAACTCGTGCGCTGCGCCGGCGGATGCGCGAACGGCCGCCCGGCGGACGTGTCATAGATGGCGAAGTGATTCGCGACGTCGAACCGCGGGATATGAATCCACGCTGAGCCGGCACCCCTTCGCCCGCGCGCCAGCGTGTCGTGCGCGCCAGGGCGAAGATTTCTGAAGCAACTACTGCCAAGGCAAGAATCACAGCACAGGGCTTGACAAGGTTGCCCGCGAAGGCTGATACTAAACCATATGGTTAAGTATTCAGAAGACTCGCTCGATACCGTCTTCGCTGCCCTGGCCGATCCGACGCGCCGCGGTGTTATCGAATTGCTGGACGGCGGCAGCCTGCCCGTGAGCGAACTTGCTGCGCCGCACAGCATGTCGCTGCCCGGCTTCATGAAGCACCTGCGCGTGCTCGAGGACGCCGGTCTCATCACCCGCTCCAAGGAAGGACGGGTGGTGAACTGCACGCTTTCGGCCGAGTCAATGAAGGACGCTGCGGCGTGGATGGCGCGCTATGAGAAATTCTGGACGGAACGTCTCGACGCGCTCGGCCGCTATCTGTATCACCAGAAGGAGTTGACACCATGGCAAACAAAATCAACGAGCGGCCGTCGCTCTCCCTCACTCGCACCTACCCCGTCGCCCCCGAAAAAGTCTGGCGGGCGTGGACGGACCCGGAAGCGTTGAAACACTGGTTCGGGCCGGACGAGGAGAAAGTCTCGTTTGCGCAAACCGATGTGCGGGTGGGCGGTCGCTTTCACGTCATCTTCAGCACTCTCGATGGCGAGCAGCACGACGTCAGCGGCGTGTACCGGGAAGTGCAGCCGCACCGCAAACTGGTGTTCACCTGGGCGTGGAAGAGCACGCCTGAGCGTGAATCGCTGGTGACTCTCAGCTTCCGGCCCTCGGGCAGTGGCACCGAATTCAACATGCTGCACGAGCAGTTCTTCGATGTTGCGGCGCGCGACCGACATGAGTACGGCTGGACCGGCAGTCTCGCCAAACTCGAACGCTTTCTGCGGGAGAGTCAGCGATAAGACGGACAGACAACGACAGCCGAGGAGGTAACTATGCTGGGAAATAACGATGCAGCCGCAACCATCGCGGTCAGCAACATGGAAACAGCGAGGAAATTTTACGAAGGCACGCTCGGTCTGAAAAAAGTGCGCGAGGAAGGCAAGGAAATGATCGCCTACCGGAGCGGGAACTCCACCATCAACGTATATCGATCGAAGTACGCCGGCACCAACCAGGCGACGGCCTTGACATGGATGGTCGGCGATGACGTCGAGGGTGTTGTCCGCGAGCTGAAAGCCAAGGGCGTGACCTTCGAACATTACGACATGCCGGACACAAAGCGGGAGGGCGACGTCCATATCGGCGGGCACATGAAGCTCGCCTGGTTCAAGGATCCGGACGGCAACATCCTCAACATCGTCAGCGGATAGCAGTCAGCCTGCGTTACACACTGTTCGACTGTGCCGGGCTCTCATTGACCGGCGTTCTTCCACGCGTTAATGAAAGGAGATCACCATGGGCAATCCTGTCGTTCACTGGGAATTGATGTCGAAGGATCCGGCGAAAGTGTCGGCGTTCTACGAAAAGATCTTCGATTGGAAGATCCAGCACATCCCCGAAATGAATTACCGCATGGTCGAAACCGGCGGCGAGGGCGGCATCAACGGCGGCATCCTGAAGCCGGAGCGCGAGGGACCGTGGCCGGGCAACATGCTTTTCTATGTCAACGTCGACGACCTTGCGGCCTATCGCAAGAAAGTGGTTGCGGCAGGAGGCAAGATCCACGTCGAGGAACAGGCGGTGCCAGGCATGGGTGCATTCTCCCTGTTCACGGATCCAGAGGGGCGCATGATGGGATTGTGGAAGGCAGCCAAAAAGCAATGAACACCGACGGGCGCCACGCGGCACTACACGCCGGTCAAGGACAATCCGCCGCATCTCAAGGACTTCTCCCAAGAGGTTCGGCGGATCACATCATCGACTGGTGGCGGCAATTCGCGCTCGGGCGCTTGACAAGATTTTTTTATTGCTGGTATATTTAACTCTTAGGTTAATTAACCGGAGAGTGAAATTCAAAGCATGTCCCCCGACCGCCTCAGCAGCACGTTCGCGGCCCTTGCCGATCCCACCCGGCGCGCAATCCTTGCCCGGCTCGCTTCGGGGGAAAAATCCGTGAACGATCTGGCGGAGCCCTTCGAGATGAGCCTTCCGGCGGTATCCAAGCATCTCAAGGTGCTGGAGTCCGCGGGTCTCATCACACGCGGCCGCGAGGCACAGTGGCGCCCCTGCCGGCTCGAGGCGGGGCCGCTCAAGGACATCTCCAACTGGGTCGAACGCTACCGGCAGTTTTGGGAGAAAAGTTTCGATCGACTGGACGCCTATCTGCGCGAAATCCAATCGAAGGAAAAGAAAGGAAAAACCAGTGGTCGCAAAAAGAAGTAGTGCCGCCGAGGCAACGTCGGATCGGGAGATCGTCCTGACTCGCGCTTTCGAAGCGTCGCGCGAACTCGTCTGGAAAGCGTGGACGGATCCGAAACACATCAACGAGTGGTGGGGCCCGCGAGGTTTCACGACCACCACTCACGAGATCGACGTGCGGCCGGGCGGCGTCTGGCGGTTCATGATGCACGGCCCGGATGGCGTCGACTATCCGAACAGGATCGTCTATCTCGAGATCGTGAAACCCGAGCGCCTGGTTTATAACCATAGCGGGGACGGAGAGGCCGAGGACGTGCAGTTTCAAGTAACGGTGACCTTCGCGGAGGAAGGCGGCAAGACCAGGCTCACCCTCCGGATGCTCTTCGCGACGGCTGCGGAACGGGACAAGACCGTGGAGCAGTATGGGGCCATCGAGGGCGGGAACCAGACTCTGGATCGCCTCGGCGAATATTTGGCGCAGATGGTTTAGACCTGGCGCCCATGCGGGACAGAAGCAGGCGACATGAGTTCGGGAGTCGTCATCCTCTGCTACCGGCCCTCAACACAGGGCTGCAAACAACCTGAAGGAGACAAGACAATGCGATTCATGGTGATAGTCAAAGCAGACAAGAACTCCGAGGCAGGCGTCCTTCCGGACGAGAAGCTTCTGGCCGAGATGGGAAAGTACAACGAGGAGCTGGCGAAGGCCGGCGTGCTGCTCGCAGGCGAAGGGCTCCACCCGAGTTCGAAGGGCGCACGCGTCAGGTTTTCCGGCACGAAACGGATCGTAATCGACGGACCCTTCCCCGAGACGAAGGATCTGGTCGCGGGCTTCTGGCTGTTCCAGGTGAAGTCGAAGGAAGAAGCGATCGAATGGGTCAAGCGCTGTCCCAATCCCTTCCCGGGCACGGACTCCGAGATCGAGATTCGCCAGGTATTCGAGGCGGATGATTTCGGCGCCGAGTTCACGCCCGAGCTCAGGGAACAAGAGGAGCGCATACGGGCCCAGGCGGCCGCGAAACGATAGCAGCCTCTCCCATTTCAATACCGCGAAAAGGAAATGCAATGCTAGTCCAATCCTATCTGTTTTTCGATGGCCGCTGCGAGGAGGCGGTCGAGTTCTACCGCAGCAAACTCGGCGCCGAGGTGACGATGCTCATGCGCTTCAGTGACAGTCCCGAGCCCCATCCACCTGGCATGATCCCGCCGGGATCCGAAAACAAGGTGATGCATACGAGCTTTCGCATCGGCGACACGACGGTGATGGCTTCCGACGGCAGGTGCACCGGCAAGCCGAGCTTTCAGGGCTTTTCCCTGTCGCTATCGGTGGCGAACGAAACCGAGGCTGAACGGCTGTTCGCTTTGCTGGGTGATGGCGGCCAGGTACAGATGCCTTTGAGCAAAACCTTTTTCTCGCCGCGCTTCGGCATGGTCGCCGACCGCTTCGGCGTGTCGTGGATGATCATCGTCGCACCGTAAGCGAAAGCCTTCCCACAATTCAAGCCATAGGGAGAAGAGTCACCATGCTCAAGATCATCCTCATTGCCCTCGCCATCATTGTTGTCGTGCTTGCCGTCGTCGTGGCACTGCAGCCCGCCGATTTCCGCATTGCGCGCAGCGCCACTATCTCCGCTCCCGCGCCTGCGATATTTGCCCAAGTCGACGACCTCCACAAATGGGAAGCCTGGAACCCGTGGCAGAAAGTCGATCCGGCGATGAAGCTGACCTTTGCAGGCCCGCCGGCCGGGCCTGGCGCGTCTTACTCATGGGCCGGCAACAAGGATGTGGGCGAAGGACGCCTGACGATCATCGAGAGCCGCCCGAGCGACCTCGTCCGGATCAAGCTCGAGTTCATGAAGCCCTTCGCAGCCACCAACACGGCGACGTTCACGTTCAAGCCCGAAGGCAATCAAACGGCCGTGACGTGGAGCATGGAAGGCAAGAACAATTTCTTTGCCAAGGCGATCAATCTTTGCATGAACATGGACAAGATGGTCGGCGGTCAATTCGAGAAGGGTCTGGCCGATATGAAATCGGTGGCGGAGTCGGCACCGAAGCAATAGCGCGCCAGCCCTCGGTCCATCGGATTTCATCTCTGGAGAAAACGCCATGTCATTGACGAAGTGCTTGCTCGCCGCCGTTATCGCCGGTGCTGCGTTTCCCGCGGTTGCCGCACCCGACAACTACACCATCGACCCCATGCATACCTACCCGAGCCTCGAGTTCTCCCACATGGGTCTCTCCGTCTGGCGCGGCAAATTCAACAAGACCTCCGGAAAGGTTTTGCTCGACCGCGCTGCCAGGACGGGAAATGTCGAAGTCACGATCGACGTCTCGAGCATCAACTTCGGCCTCGCCGCGATGGACGAGAAAGCGCGCTCGGATGATTTCTTCGATACCGCAAAATTTCCGACCGCCACCTACAAGGGCAAGCTCAAGTTCGCCGGCGACAAGCCCAAGACCGTCGACGGCCAGATCACGATCATGGGCGTTACGCGCCCAGTGACGCTCAGTATCAATCTCTTCAACTGCATGCCGCATCCGATGCTCAAGAAAGAGGTGTGCGGAGCTGACGCCGAAGGCGAGCTCAACTGGTCGGAATACGGCATGAAAATGAGCCAGTACGGTCAGGGCGACGCCGGCAAGGTGCACCTGCGCGTCCAGGTCGAAGCGATCAAGGACGAATGAGCCTGACCGCGATATCCTCTTCAGGAGAAAAATCATGCCCGCGGAAAAATCCTCTCCCCAGGCCGACCGCCCCTTCGTCATATCGCGCGAGTTCAACGCGCGACGAGACATCGTGTGGAAGTCCTGGACCGAGGCCGAACACCTGAAACAGTGGTGGGGACCGAAAGGCTTCACCGTGCACACCTGCAAGGTCGATCTCCGGCCGGGCGGCAAGTTTCATTACGGCATGAGCGCGCCCGACGGCAGCGACATGTGGGGCCGGTTCGTCTACCGCGAAATCGATCCGCCGCGGAGGCTGGTATTCATCGTGTCGTTTTCCGACCCGGAGGGTGGCTTAAGCCGGCACCCCGGCCACCTCAATTGGCCGCTGCAAATGCTTTCGACAGTGACTTTCGAGGAAGCCGGCGGAAAGACTACGGTCACCGTGCAGTGGGAGGCGTATGAGGCAACGGACCTGGAGCGCCAGACCTTCCAGGACGGAATGGCGTCGATGCAGCAGGGCTGGACCGGAACCTTCGAGCAATTCAACGACTACCTGGCAAAGGCCGTCAGGGAACAGCGCATATAACCGCAACCAGGATTGGGAGATACTCAAATGCAAAAAATCACGCCGTTCCTGTGGTTCGACGGCAAAGCCGAGGAGGCAATGAACTTCTATGTCTCCATTTTCAAGAACTCGAAGACCGGGCGCGTTACCCGTTATGGCGATGCGGGGCCGGGGCCGAAGGGAACGGTCATGTCCGCGACCTTCGAACTCGACGGGCAGGAGTTCTTTGCGCTGAACGGCGGCCCGGTTTTCACCTTCACCCCTGCCATTTCGTTCTTCGTGAACTGCGAGACGCAGGAAGAAGTCGATGAATTCTGGGAGAAGTTTTCCGCGGGCGGAGAAAAGCAAAGATGCGGCTGGCTCAAGGACAAATTCGGCCTGTCGTGGCAGATCGTTCCTTCCATCCTGGGAAAATTGCTGCAGGACAAAGATGCCGGGAAGTCGACGAGAGTCATGAATGCGATGATGCAAATGGGCAAACTCGACATAAAGCGCCTGGAACAGGCGGCGCTGCAATGAGCACCAAAGAATTATCCGTGGCAAAGCCCGGTGCGACAGCCGAGGCACAGGACCGCGTGCTGCTTTTCACCCGCGTCTTCAACGCACCCCGCGATGTGGTGTTCCGCGCATGGACCGAGCCGGAACAACTCGTGCAGTGGTGGGCTCCGGAGGGATTCTCCGTGGCCTTCCTCGAGATGGACATCCGCCCGGGCGGCGTCTGGCGCAAGTGCATGCGCTCGCCTGAAGGCACCGACTACTGGCGGCGTGGTGTCTATCTCGAGGTGGTGGAACCGGAGCGGCTCGTGTTCACCTACATTTCGGATGACCCTGAGAGCGATCCCGACCACGAGACGATCGTGACCATCACCTTCGCGGATCACGGCGCGAAGACACTGATGACTTTCCGGCAGGCCGAATTCGAGTCGGTTGCGGCGCGCGATTCCCACCAAGGTGGTTGGACCAGTTGCCTGCAGCGATTCGCCGCTTACGTGGCGCGGGCGTAATACCGACCCTGCGGGGCTGAAGATAACGCGGCGCCCGCCCGGCCTGAAGGTGATTGAGCCCTCTTTCGCATCGCATCCCGGATACAGCGTCGCAAGGCAAGGCAAAGGAGAAATAACAGTGGCAAACGATGTCGACAGCCGCAAGCGCTGGCTGGCTCTATACGTGCTGTGTCTCGGCGTGCTAATGATCGTTCTCGACACGACGATCGTGAACGTCGCCCTGCCGTCGATCCGGGAAGATCTCGGCTTCTCCGAAACCTCGTTGGTGTGGGTTGTGAATGCGTACATGCTCACATTCGGCGGCTTCCTGCTGCTTGGCGGCCGGTTGGGCGATCTCTTCGGGCACCGCAGGCTGTTCCTGTTCGGCATCACCCTCTTCACGCTCGCATCGCTTGCCTGCGGACTGTCGAACTCGCAGGCGTTGCTCATCGCAGCTCGTGCGGTGCAGGGGCTCGGCGGCGCGGTCGTCTCCGCCGTCGCGCTCTCGCTGATCATGAATCTCTTCACCGAGCCGTCCGGGCGCGCAAAGGCGATGGGCATCTACGGCTTCGTGTGCGCCGGCGGAGGCAGCATCGGTGTGTTGCTCGGCGGCGTGCTGACGAGCGCGTTCAACTGGCACTGGATTTTCCTCGTCAATCTGCCGATCGGCGTCGCGGTTTATGCCCTCTGCCTCGTCCTGCTGCCGGATGCGCGCGGTCAGACGGCGACTGGCCGTCTGGATGTCGCCGGCGCCGCGACGGTAACCTCGTCTTTGATGCTTGCCGTCTACGCGATCGTGAACGGCAACGAAGCCGGCTGGACGTCCGCGCCAACGCTTGGGCTGCTCGCAGCAGCGGCGGTGCTGCTCGCGACCTTCCTCGGTATCGAAAGCCGGGCACGCGAACCGCTCATGCCGCTTGGCCTGTTCCGGCTGCGCAATGTCGCCACCGCCAACGTCGTCGGCGTCCTGTGGGCCGCCGCGATGTTCGCCTGGTTCTTCATTTCCGCGCTCTACCTGCAGCTCGTGCTCGGCTACAGCGCGCTGCAGGTCGGACTCGCCTTCCTGCCGGCCAATCTGATCATGGCGACGTTCTCGCTCGGCCTCTCCGCAAAGATCGTCATGCGTTTCGGCATCAGGCCGCCGCTCGCGGTGGGACTGTTGCTGGCTGCGGTCGGGCTCTTGCTCTTCGCGCGGGCACCGGTGGATGGTCTCTTCGTCGTCGATGTGCTACCCGGCATGCTCCTCCTCGGCCTGGGCGCCGGCATCGCGTTCAACCCGGTGCTGCTCGCCGCCATGAGCGACGTGAGCCCAAACGAATCCGGGCTCGCCTCGGGAGTGGTCAACACCTCGTTCATGATGGGCGGGGCGCTCGGCCTCGCGATCCTGGCCAGCCTGGCGGGCGCCCGCGCGAACAACCTGCTCTCGTCCGGCGCGGGCTCGCTCGCTGCCCTCAACGGCGGCTACCACGTTGCCTTCCTGATTGGCGCTGTGTTCGCCGCCGCAGCGGCCTTGCTCAGCGCCGTGCTTCTTCGTGCCGGACGG
The sequence above is drawn from the Betaproteobacteria bacterium genome and encodes:
- a CDS encoding winged helix-turn-helix transcriptional regulator, which translates into the protein MSPDRLSSTFAALADPTRRAILARLASGEKSVNDLAEPFEMSLPAVSKHLKVLESAGLITRGREAQWRPCRLEAGPLKDISNWVERYRQFWEKSFDRLDAYLREIQSKEKKGKTSGRKKK
- a CDS encoding VOC family protein, giving the protein MQKITPFLWFDGKAEEAMNFYVSIFKNSKTGRVTRYGDAGPGPKGTVMSATFELDGQEFFALNGGPVFTFTPAISFFVNCETQEEVDEFWEKFSAGGEKQRCGWLKDKFGLSWQIVPSILGKLLQDKDAGKSTRVMNAMMQMGKLDIKRLEQAALQ
- a CDS encoding YciI family protein yields the protein MRFMVIVKADKNSEAGVLPDEKLLAEMGKYNEELAKAGVLLAGEGLHPSSKGARVRFSGTKRIVIDGPFPETKDLVAGFWLFQVKSKEEAIEWVKRCPNPFPGTDSEIEIRQVFEADDFGAEFTPELREQEERIRAQAAAKR
- a CDS encoding VOC family protein is translated as MGNPVVHWELMSKDPAKVSAFYEKIFDWKIQHIPEMNYRMVETGGEGGINGGILKPEREGPWPGNMLFYVNVDDLAAYRKKVVAAGGKIHVEEQAVPGMGAFSLFTDPEGRMMGLWKAAKKQ
- a CDS encoding SRPBCC domain-containing protein, with translation MANKINERPSLSLTRTYPVAPEKVWRAWTDPEALKHWFGPDEEKVSFAQTDVRVGGRFHVIFSTLDGEQHDVSGVYREVQPHRKLVFTWAWKSTPERESLVTLSFRPSGSGTEFNMLHEQFFDVAARDRHEYGWTGSLAKLERFLRESQR
- a CDS encoding helix-turn-helix transcriptional regulator, translated to MVKYSEDSLDTVFAALADPTRRGVIELLDGGSLPVSELAAPHSMSLPGFMKHLRVLEDAGLITRSKEGRVVNCTLSAESMKDAAAWMARYEKFWTERLDALGRYLYHQKELTPWQTKSTSGRRSPSLAPTPSPPKKSGGRGRTRKR
- a CDS encoding SRPBCC domain-containing protein; protein product: MSTKELSVAKPGATAEAQDRVLLFTRVFNAPRDVVFRAWTEPEQLVQWWAPEGFSVAFLEMDIRPGGVWRKCMRSPEGTDYWRRGVYLEVVEPERLVFTYISDDPESDPDHETIVTITFADHGAKTLMTFRQAEFESVAARDSHQGGWTSCLQRFAAYVARA
- a CDS encoding VOC family protein is translated as MLVQSYLFFDGRCEEAVEFYRSKLGAEVTMLMRFSDSPEPHPPGMIPPGSENKVMHTSFRIGDTTVMASDGRCTGKPSFQGFSLSLSVANETEAERLFALLGDGGQVQMPLSKTFFSPRFGMVADRFGVSWMIIVAP
- a CDS encoding SRPBCC domain-containing protein, giving the protein MPAEKSSPQADRPFVISREFNARRDIVWKSWTEAEHLKQWWGPKGFTVHTCKVDLRPGGKFHYGMSAPDGSDMWGRFVYREIDPPRRLVFIVSFSDPEGGLSRHPGHLNWPLQMLSTVTFEEAGGKTTVTVQWEAYEATDLERQTFQDGMASMQQGWTGTFEQFNDYLAKAVREQRI
- a CDS encoding MFS transporter, with translation MANDVDSRKRWLALYVLCLGVLMIVLDTTIVNVALPSIREDLGFSETSLVWVVNAYMLTFGGFLLLGGRLGDLFGHRRLFLFGITLFTLASLACGLSNSQALLIAARAVQGLGGAVVSAVALSLIMNLFTEPSGRAKAMGIYGFVCAGGGSIGVLLGGVLTSAFNWHWIFLVNLPIGVAVYALCLVLLPDARGQTATGRLDVAGAATVTSSLMLAVYAIVNGNEAGWTSAPTLGLLAAAAVLLATFLGIESRAREPLMPLGLFRLRNVATANVVGVLWAAAMFAWFFISALYLQLVLGYSALQVGLAFLPANLIMATFSLGLSAKIVMRFGIRPPLAVGLLLAAVGLLLFARAPVDGLFVVDVLPGMLLLGLGAGIAFNPVLLAAMSDVSPNESGLASGVVNTSFMMGGALGLAILASLAGARANNLLSSGAGSLAALNGGYHVAFLIGAVFAAAAALLSAVLLRAGRQVPAYEGEKASGGMQAAAGQAGESAAAHRY
- a CDS encoding SRPBCC family protein, giving the protein MLKIILIALAIIVVVLAVVVALQPADFRIARSATISAPAPAIFAQVDDLHKWEAWNPWQKVDPAMKLTFAGPPAGPGASYSWAGNKDVGEGRLTIIESRPSDLVRIKLEFMKPFAATNTATFTFKPEGNQTAVTWSMEGKNNFFAKAINLCMNMDKMVGGQFEKGLADMKSVAESAPKQ
- a CDS encoding VOC family protein encodes the protein MLGNNDAAATIAVSNMETARKFYEGTLGLKKVREEGKEMIAYRSGNSTINVYRSKYAGTNQATALTWMVGDDVEGVVRELKAKGVTFEHYDMPDTKREGDVHIGGHMKLAWFKDPDGNILNIVSG
- a CDS encoding SRPBCC domain-containing protein gives rise to the protein MVAKRSSAAEATSDREIVLTRAFEASRELVWKAWTDPKHINEWWGPRGFTTTTHEIDVRPGGVWRFMMHGPDGVDYPNRIVYLEIVKPERLVYNHSGDGEAEDVQFQVTVTFAEEGGKTRLTLRMLFATAAERDKTVEQYGAIEGGNQTLDRLGEYLAQMV
- a CDS encoding polyisoprenoid-binding protein, encoding MSLTKCLLAAVIAGAAFPAVAAPDNYTIDPMHTYPSLEFSHMGLSVWRGKFNKTSGKVLLDRAARTGNVEVTIDVSSINFGLAAMDEKARSDDFFDTAKFPTATYKGKLKFAGDKPKTVDGQITIMGVTRPVTLSINLFNCMPHPMLKKEVCGADAEGELNWSEYGMKMSQYGQGDAGKVHLRVQVEAIKDE